In the genome of Coregonus clupeaformis isolate EN_2021a chromosome 11, ASM2061545v1, whole genome shotgun sequence, one region contains:
- the LOC121576403 gene encoding leucine-rich repeat-containing protein 4C: MLNKMTSSRQQQTMRGPRWNRALSDPLFVLLLALQLLAVAGLVRAQTCPSVCSCSNQFSKVICTRRGLREVPDGISTNTRYLNLQENLIQVIKVDSFKHLRHLEILQLSKNHIRNIEIGAFNGLASLNTLELFDNRLTTIPNGAFEYLSKLKELWLRNNPIESIPSYAFNRVPSLRRLDLGELKRLSYISDGAFEGLGNLRYLNLGMCNLKEIPNLISLVKLDELEMSGNQLTVIRPGSFKGLIHLQKLWMMHAQIQTIERNSFDDLQSLVELNLAHNNLTLLPHDLFTPLHHLERVHIHHNPWNCNCDILWLSWWLKEMVPANTSCCARCSSPASHKGRYIGELDQNYFHCYAPVIVEPPVDLNVTEGMAAELKCRASSLTSVSWITPNGSIMTHGAYKIRISVLNDGTLNFTNVTMQDTGTYTCMVSNSAGNTTASATLNVSSTENVLSYFTTVTVETIEPVHDEGRSTVWQKVGPTTSAGSWETVTSTSTTTTTARTPLSTRATEKTFTIPVTDLNDSSMTGLDEVMKTTKIIIGCFVAITLMAAVMLIIFYKMRKQHHQQNHHAPQRTIEIINVDEDCVTGGPAMEGHMTLPPLEHEHLNHYNAYKSAYNHVSTINSIHSSVHEPLLIRASSKDNVQETQI, from the coding sequence ATGTTGAACAAGATGACCTCTTCTCGGCAGCAGCAGACGATGAGAGGTCCTAGGTGGAACCGGGCCCTGTCCGACCCTTTGTTCGTGCTGCTCCTGGCCCTCCAGCTCCTGGCGGTGGCGGGCCTGGTGCGTGCTCAGACCTGCCCCTCTGTCTGCTCCTGCAGCAACCAATTCAGCAAGGTGATCTGCACCCGGCGGGGTCTCCGTGAGGTCCCCGACGGAATCTCCACCAACACACGCTACCTGAACCTGCAGGAGAACCTCATCCAGGTGATCAAGGTGGACAGCTTCAAGCACCTGCGGCACCTGGAGATCCTGCAGCTCAGCAAGAACCACATCCGAAACATTGAGATTGGGGCCTTCAACGGCCTGGCCAGTCTCAACACCCTGGAGCTGTTTGACAACCGCCTCACCACAATCCCCAATGGGGCCTTCGAGTACCTCTCGAAGCTCAAGGAGCTATGGCTGAGGAACAACCCCATCGAGAGCATTCCCTCGTATGCGTTCAACAGGGTGCCCTCGCTACGGAGGTTGGATTTAGGGGAACTCAAACGCCTCTCGTATATTTCCGACGGGGCTTTTGAAGGCCTCGGCAACTTGCGCTACCTGAACCTGGGCATGTGCAATCTGAAGGAGATCCCCAACCTCATCTCGCTGGTCAAGCTGGACGAGCTGGAGATGTCAGGGAACCAGCTGACGGTCATCAGACCTGGCTCCTTCAAAGGGCTGATCCACTTGCAGAAGCTGTGGATGATGCATGCCCAGATCCAGACCATTGAGAGGAACTCCTTTGACGACCTGCAGTCGCTGGTGGAGCTCAACTTGGCCCACAACAACCTGACCCTGCTGCCCCACGACCTCTTCACCCCCCTGCACCACCTGGAGAGAGTCCACATCCATCACAACCCCTGGAACTGCAACTGTGACATCCTGTGGCTCAGCTGGTGGCTCAAAGAGATGGTGCCGGCCAACACCAGCTGCTGCGCACGCTGCAGTTCCCCAGCCAGCCACAAGGGACGCTACATAGGTGAGCTGGACCAGAACTATTTCCACTGTTACGCACCGGTGATTGTGGAGCCGCCAGTGGACCTGAACGTGACAGAGGGCATGGCAGCAGAGCTGAAGTGCAGGGCCAGCTCTCTGACCTCAGTCAGTTGGATTACGCCCAATGGCTCCATCATGACCCACGGTGCGTACAAGATCCGCATTTCTGTGCTCAACGACGGCACGCTAAACTTCACCAACGTTACCATGCAGGACACGGGCACCTACACCTGCATGGTGAGCAACTCAGCGGGCAATACCACAGCATCTGCCACTCTCAACGTGTCGTCCACAGAGAATGTCCTCAGCTACTTTACCACAGTAACAGTGGAGACCATCGAGCCCGTGCACGACGAGGGGCGCTCCACCGTGTGGCAGAAGGTGGGCCCCACCACCTCCGCCGGCTCCTGGGAGACTGTgacgtccacctccaccaccaccacaacggCCCGGACGCCCCTCTCCACCCGGGCCACAGAGAAGACCTTTACCATCCCTGTCACGGACCTGAACGACAGCTCCATGACCGGCCTGGATGAGGTAATGAAGACCACCAAGATCATCATCGGCTGCTTCGTGGCCATCACCCTCATGGCCGCCGTCATGCTCATCATTTTCTACAAGATGAGGAAGCAGCACCACCAGCAGAACCACCATGCGCCACAGCGCACCATCGAGATAATCAACGTAGACGAGGACTGTGTGACGGGCGGGCCGGCCATGGAGGGCCACATGACTCTGCCCCCGCTGGAGCATGAGCACCTCAACCATTACAATGCCTATAAGTCTGCGTACAACCACGTCTCCACCATCAACTCCATACACAGCTCAGTGCACGAACCTTTGTTAATCCGGGCCAGTTCGAAAGACAATGTACAAGAGACCCagatctaa